GCGCTGGCCGCCGGCAACATTCGTCTGCAAGGCCTGAACGTGACGGCCAAAGGATCGGGCCAGGGAGAAAGTTACGACTTCAACGGAAGCGCCGTCGCGCAGCTTTTGACCGCCGGCGACTTTCAGTTGAACTCGGTGCAAATAACCGGCGGCGTAATGGGCACGGGCTCAGACTTTCGCTGGGTCGGCGACCTGCGCGCGGCGGCGGAAAAGAGTTACGGCACAACCATAACCGGCCTGATTCTGCGCGATGCCGTTGCTGAATATCGCGGCGGAGTCTTAACGGTCACAGCGCCCCAACTAATCGGCAGCACGCTTACCACTGCCACCGCACGGGCCGCAGGTATCCAGGCCAACGACATTCGCGTCAGATCCGAAAACGGCGTCACCACGGCGACGGTTGCGACGGCAAAAGCCGGCAAGATTCAGTCGAAGGACGCGACGATTGATGGGCTGACCGCCAGGAACATCTCTGCCAACAGTCGCGGCGACGTCACCAACGTCACTGTCCAGGAAGTGCAAGTCGGCGCCATCCACGCTTCCGGCGTGCAAACGGGCAGCCTCAACATCGCCGGCGTACGACTGGCAGTTCGTAACGGACGCGTCCAGGGCGCCACCAACGACATCAATGCGGGAACGGTGAAGCTTGAGAACGGTCAGGTCGAGAACGTGAAGCTGGCGCGGCCATCGTTCACGCTCGAGCCTTCCGGAAGATATCGCGCCAGCGCGGATCTGAGTTTGGGTGGCGGCGTGCTGGGCGAGATGAAGCTTGGCCCGGCGCGTGCCGCGGTCGTCGCCTCGAGCGATCGGATCGAGCTGAAAGAGTTTGTGGCTGAAGCATTAGACGGACGCGCGAGCGGCAACGCCACGATTGCGCTGACAAAGACGGGCACGTCGCGAGTCTCGACCGACTTCAACAATTTCGATCTCGGCGCGCTCATCGCGATGCTCTCCGGACGCGCGGTGCCCGTTTCCAGCCGCGCCACTGGTCGTGCGGATCTCACTCTGACCGGCACAGATTTGGCGACTGCGACGGGAAACGTGAACGCGCAGTTGCAGGGCGCGCCTTCCGCAGCCGATTTCGCGCCGCTCTCGGGCGACGTTGCCATCACCGCCAATCGCGGAGTCTTTCAGATTGAGCGCGCGAACCTGCAAACAACGGCCACGAAACTGAACGCTGCGGGCCAGTTCTCGATCGAAGAACCGATTTCGAACCTGCGCGTCGATGTGGCTTCCACTGATGCGTCTGAGATTCAACGCTTGCTGATCTCGTCAGGCGCCCTGCCCGAGGTCGAACAGCAGTTTCAGACCTACGGAATCGATCTCGCCGGGAAACTAAATTTCAACGGCACATTGGCCGGCGCGTTGAAGGACCCGCTGGTAACCGGTCACGCCGAACTCGGCTCGCTGATCGTCAACGGGCGCGACCTCGGATCGTTAAACGCGGACATCGCTACTACGGCAATTGAAACGCGCGTAAACAACGGACGGCTGATTCAACCGAACGGCGGCGGGGCACAGTTCGCGCTGGTGATTCCGCGCGTGGGCGATAGCAACACGTCTATCGAAGCGACGCTCGACCGGATGAATACGGCAAACCTGATTGCCGCCATGCCCATGGCCGGTGGCACACGCGACCAATTCGGCAGCACCGAAGGAGAGGCATCGGGCTCAATAAAGATCAGCGGCATTCCCAACAAGATGACCGGTGTCGCCGACCTGCGCTTCGGCAAAGGACGTCTGGCCGGCGAGCCGCTTCAAAGCCTGACGGCGCGCGCGACGTTCGCCGGTTCGACCGTGAACATCGACAGCATTGATGCGGTGTTCGATGCCGGGCACATCGTTGGCAGCGGCAAGTACGACACGGAAACGAAAGCTTTCGACGTGAAGTTCAGCGGCGATGGCGTGCAGATCGAGCGCCTGGCGGCGCTTGCGAGCCGGCCGGGCATGCCCAAGTTCGGCGGGACGGCAAAGCTGACGGCCACCGCTTCAGGAATTTTCACGGACATCACTTCGTATCAAATCAACTTCAACGCCGACAGCACCGACGTCACTGTCGATGGCCGCCCCGCGGGCGCGCTGAAACTTGCCGGTGTCACCGAGAACAAGCAACTCAACATAACTTTCAGCACGACCGGATTGCTGGGCGAGCAGCCGCAAACAGTCACCGCGCGTGTCGATCTCTCAAATGAAAAACTTCCCGCCGTCGTTGAGTCGAACATTACCGGCGCCGATCTGACCCAGCTGCTGAAGATCATATTGCCCGAAACCCAAGTGGCTGTTACCGGCCGCGCGAGCGGCACGTTGAAACTATCCGGCAACCTGATGACTGAGAACGAAGCGGGCGAAGAGGTCCTTTCCTGGCGCGGTCTCAGCGGCTCAGCCACGTTCACTGAACTGACGTTGCGCGTCATTCGCGATCCTGGAAAAGATGAGATCACTTTGAATCCGACGGGACCGCTGGTCATCGACTTTGCGCCGAATGAAGTGACGTTTCGCGAGACGCGCTTCACCGGTCCCGGAACGAACGTGACAGTCGCCGGGACAGTTGCGACGGGCGTGGGCGGCCGGCAAAACCTGGCTATCAACGGCGACGTTAACCTGCGAATCTTCAGCAGTATCTCGCCGGACGTTTTCTCTTCAGGGGTGGCCAGGCTCTTCCTGCGCATCACCGGCAGTTACGAAGATCCACGCTTCCTGGGAACCGCCGAAGTTAACGGCGCCTCGGTCTCAGTGTTCTCCGGCGACCAGACGATCACTCTTTCCAACCTGACCGGTCTTATCCGATTCAATTCGAATCAGGCGCAAATCGAGCGGCTGGAAGGCACGTTGGGCGGCGGCAGAGTTACAGCTTCCGGCGGCGCGTTGCTGGCCGGCTCGGCGCGCGGCCGATTCGCCCTCAACCTGCGCGGCGAAAACGTCACGCTCAACTATCCGAAAGATTTTCGCTCAACCGTCACCGCCGATCTTTCGCTGAACGGAGACATGACCAGTCAGTTCATCACCGGCTATGTGAACGTGAAGCGGACTGAATACACCAAGGACGTCGATCTTGCAGATCTGATCGATCAGCGGCCTGAGACAACAATCGAAGAAGGCGGCCAGTTCTCGTTTGCCGAAACGGCAGTGCTGAGCGGCGTTAGGGTCGAAGGCCGGAACGCGCTCGTGATGCGCAACAACCTCGGCAATGTGGTCGCGTCCATCAACCTGCGTCTCGATGGCCCGATTGGTGCGCCGGCCATTCAAGGCCGGGTAACGGCAACCAGTGGCACGCTCAACTTCCGCAACAGTCCTTACGAGCTGACGCGCGGCCTGGTCGATTTTCCGGGACGACTCAGCGCCGATCCGATTCTCAACATCGCGGGCGAATCAGTGATTCGCGGCTATCGCGTCAGGGTTGGCATCACCGGCCCGCTGTCGAATCCGAACACTACCGTCGGTTCTGAGCCCGCCCTGCCACAGGCCGACGTCGTCTCGTTAATTCTTACCGGCTCGCTGTCTTCGAGTGAGCAGAACACTTCGGTGTTGGCCCAGTCAGGCCTGGGCACCGCGGCGAGCTTGTTAACGGATGCGATTATCAACACGCCGATATCGCGCGCGACGAACAAGTTGTTTGGCTTGAGCCGGCTGGAAATTAATCCGGTAATCAGTGGCACCGGAACGACACCGACGGCGCGACTTACGGTCGGACAGCGCATCAGTAAGGACGTTACGGTGACTTATTCGACCAGTCTCGCGTCGGATCCGAACCATGTCCTGGCCGTCGAGTATCGCGTCTCGAATCGTTTGTCGTTCATCGCGCAGTACGAACAAGGTTCGCAGCGGAATCTGAGCAACCGCAACAACAATTTCAGTTTTGAAATCAGGTTCAGGAAGAGATTTTGAAAAGACAGAAGGCAGCGGGCAATAGGCAAAAGGCAGTAGGCAGAAAGCAGAAGGCAGCGGGACGAGACGTCTCTTGCGGCCTTCTGCGTTCTGCCCGCTGCCTACTGTCCTTCTGCCTTTTGCTTACTGCCTTCTGCCTTCTGCCTTCCGCCGCCTTCGCTCAGGTCGGTGACTACGAACACCGTCCTGTGGCTTCCGTCGAGGTCGTGCTCGAAGGCACGCCGGCTGATCCTTCCGCTCAAGCTGAGTTCCTGTCGGTCGTGCGAATCAAAAGCGGCGGTGAATACACCGCGGTCGCCGCGCGACAGTCGCTTCATGATCTGTTCGCTTCCGATCGCGTCGCGAACGGGCGCATCGAAGTTACGGAAGTGCAGCCGGGCACCGCGAACAGCCCCATTCGCGTCCGCTTCATCATCACGAGACAACTGGTAATTGCGGGCGTCACCGTCCGCGTCGGCGAGGCGACCGGTGTTCCGATCGCGACGGATGAGATTCGCGCGCGCCTGAATCTACTTGAGCCGGGACGACGATTCTCGTTGCAGTCGATCGAACGAAACGCCGACGAGATTCAGGCTTACCTGCGCGATCGTGGTTACTACAACGCGAGCGTCGAACACACTGAAGAACCTGATCCGACCGACTCAACCGGCACGCGGCGGCGCGTTATCTACGCGGTAACGCCCGGTGCGCCCGCGCGCGTCGCGACCTTTGACATCGCGAAGGAGTTGAACGTCGAAGGCGTGGCGGAATCCGTCCGTCCGACTTTGAAACTTCAACCAGGCGCGCTGTTTACGCGCGACGTTTTGGGCGAAGATATGAACCGGATTCGACAGGCGCTGCTCGCAAAAGATTTTCTGTCGCCCACGCTGAAGGACCCGCGCGTCGAGCGTAATCCGGAAACAAACGAGATCACCATTGAAGTGACTGGTAATCCCGGGCCCCTGGTTCACATTGCTTTCAACAACTACAACCTCAAAGCGAAAACCCAGCGTGAACTGCTGCCGCTGAGGCGCGAAGGCAATCTCGACTATTCAGTGATTGAAGAAGGCGGGCGCCGCCTGCGCAATCGTCTGCAGGAAGACGGTTACTTCTTTGCTGAGATCACGCCGGTATGTACGGTGACTCCGGCGACGCCGAACACCGTGGACAACGGATCGAATGAAACCTGCCGCAACCTTGTCCCCGACGCGCTGACCGGGCACACGGTCACCGTCACTTACGATGTCACGCTAAACCGCCAGCTGAAACTGACGGACATTCGCATTACCGGAACCGACAAACTCGCGCCCGCGGACATTCTCGATTACTTGAAGTCGCGCAAGGCGAACGCCCTCTCGTTCCTGCCTTTCATCGGCGGGTTGGGTCGCGGCTTTACCAGCAACGCGCTGCTGGAAGAAGACCGCCGCACCGTCGAAGCCTACATGAAAGAAATGGGTTACCGGAAAGCACGCGCGACGGTGCTTCAGGGTATTTCGATCGCCGGTGAGGATCTAATCATCACCTTCAATGTCGAGGAAGGGCCCCTGACGCGCGTCGCAGAAACCGAAGTCCGGGGCGCGACGGTTTTCGATCAGGAACGTCTGCAAAAAGAGATCTCGATTGTGAAGCAGGCGCCTTACTCGCGTTCCCAGGTGCGCGGCGATGCGGCCCGTTTGCTGAACCTGTACGCCCGCGAAGGCTACATCGAAGCCGACATCCGCGTGGCCGTGGACGAATTGCCAAAGCAGGGCGATGACGAGCAAGTGCGCGTCGTCTTTAACGTGACCAAGGAAGGCGCCAAGGCAATCGTCAATGAGATTCTGGTCAACGGCGTGACCGGGAGCGCCGGCACCCAGCGCAAGAAGCGCGACGCGATCATTCGCGCGATTCCGCTGCATCCGGGCGATCCTTTGCGCGCCGATCGCATCACCGAAGCCGAACGCGCGCTGTATATGACCGACGCCTTCCGCCAGGTGCTGATCAGCCAACAGCCAGCGGGCGAAACGCCGACAGGTGAGAAAAAATACGACGTCGTCATCGACGTGGAAGAAACGAAGCCGCGGGTGATTGAATACGGCGGCGGGTTTTCGACCGACACCGGCGCCCTTGGTTTGATGGAACTGACGAACGTCAATTTCATGAACAAGCTGCGCACGGCGGCCGTTCGGCTGCGCGGCAGCCAGCGTCAGCAGATCGTCCGTTTCGAGTTTCTCGATCCGCGGTTCGCGCGCTATCGAAAAGACCAATTCGCACCGCTCGCTCTGTCACTTCAATATTTCCGCGACTCGACGATCACGCGTTTTTTCCGCTCAACAATCGATCGCGGCACCTTCGGCATCGTGCAGCGACTGGATGAGGATGGCAATCCGATTGACCAGTTTGGCAATCCTGCCGGTGAACCAGAAATCGATCGGCTGACCTTCACGGCTGAAACGCAGCGCGTCCTCAGCCAAAAACGGCACAGCATCCTGTTCCTGCGTTACGTGTACGAGGACGTGCGCCTCCGCAATATCGAGAGTCTGCTGCTCAAAGACGTCCTGCGGCCCGATCAGGTTGTGCGCATGTCGCGCTTCGGAACTTCGTTTGTAATGGATACGCGCGAGCGATGCGAACGGCGCTTGCCGGGCGTGGTGGTCAGCGGCGAGGAGGAACGCATCCGTTCCGGTGAAGTGTGCCGCTATAACCAGACCGACGCGACGCGCGGCCATTTCTTGTCGGCGGATTTCAGTTGGGCGGCGAAGGCCCTGGGCGGCAACACTTCGTTCATGCGTTTTCTTTCGACGTATCGCACGTACTACAAGTTCGGACCGCGCGGCACCGTACTGGCGGGGAACCTGACGGTGGGGCTGGCGCAGCTGTTTGACGTGCGCGATAAGAATGGCAATGGCCGCATCGACGACTTCGATCGCTTGCTGCCCATCAGCGAACGGTTTTTCTCGGGCGGTTCGACGACCCTGCGTGGATATCCGTTTGAAGAAGCTGGGCCGCGCCAGGTGATTGTTCCCGAAGGCGAGTTCCGCGACCGAGACAATAATGTGATTAGACTTGATCCCTTTACGGTGCCCATCGGCGGCAACGCTGAGGTCGTAGCGAACCTGGAAGCGCGCATCCCGTTGACGCGCGACGTGCAAATTGTGCCGTTCTACGACGGCGGCAACGTGTTCCGGAGTATCGGCGACATTTTTAGCCGGAAGCCGATCACCCCAACAGGCAATTTCGTCGAAGATGTGAACGCGCAAAACCTGCGCGTCCGCTGGAGTCATACGGTTGGGCTCGGTTTTCGATTCAAGACTCCGCTGGGCGGCGCGCTCGCGGTGGACTATGGATTTCTTTTGAATCCGTCGCGGTTCTTGATTCCGCAGAATCTGAATACGCCGAATCCGACCACAACCGTGTTCCAGATTCAGAAGGGACAATTCCAGTTCAGGTTTAGTCAGACTTTTTAGAAAGTGAGCGAGTGGGCAGTGAGCAGTAAGCAGAAAACAAGATTTGCGGCTTTGCCGCAGCACAGTGAAAGGCTACGCCTTTCCGTTCGCAACTTAAATTATCGAGGCGAGGCTACGCCTCGCCGGCTACCCACTGCCTACCGTTTGCTGCTCACGCTATTTCTGCTGCTCACTGCTCACTGCTCACTGCTCACTCGCGCGGAGGCGCAAACGACGCCTGACAAAATGGTCGCCAGCGTCACTAACGGGGCGCGCGCCACACCGGATCTCATCACTTATTCGGATCTCGTCTGGCAACTCGCGCTCGAACCTGACACGCCCTTCTCTGAACGGCCAGGTTCGGTGCAGCTGAACCGCGCCTTGCGCCTGGTTGAAGATCAACTGCTGATTTTGCAGGAGGCGCGCAAGCTGCCCAGCGCCGATACGACGGAAGCGAATGCGGCGCGCGATGCTGAAGTGGTCAAGAAACGCAACGAACTTGCGCAGGCATTTGGATCCGGAACGCGACTCGAGGAGCGGATGACTCGCGTCGGACTGACGAGCGAGCAACTCGATCTGATTCTACGCGATCGCGTCATGGTCGAGCAGTACCTCGATTTTCGTTTCCGCGCCTTTGCGGTGATAACCGATCGAGAAGTCGAGGACCGCTATAACCAAAAGTACGGACGCCTGCGAAACAGCGGCCAGATTGTTCCGACGCTGGAACAGGTGCGCGCTGCAATTACTCGCGATTTGACGGAAGAGAAGATCGAAACCGAAATCGACAAATTCATTGACGAATTGCGCGAGGCGCCGGGAACAGAGATTGTTGTTCTGAATCCGGTGTGAAACTGGTCGATCGTTTAGAGGCGGGCTGCCGCCCGCCACGTAATTGAAAACAGGCGGGCCGTAGCCCGCTTCTAAACATGTCAAACAACCAACAGCACTACAATCGCCCACGAATCGGACTCGCCCTTTCTGGCGGCGCCGCGCGCGGCATCGCTCATGTCGGAGTCCTGCGCGCGCTCGAGGAAAACAATATTCCTGTCGACGCGATTGCGGGTGCATCGGCGGGCGCATTGATTGGCGGCGCTTACGCCGCGGGGCTTTCAATTCCGCAGCTCGAAGAACTGGCGAAGAAGTTTCGCTGGCGTCACATGGGGCGGCCTTCTTTTTCCCGGCTGGGACTTCAATCGAACCAGCGCATGGAAACTTTTCTGCGCGCGATCTTGCCGGTGACTCGGTTCGAGGACCTCAAAATTCCTTTCGCCGCGCTGACGATGGATTTGCACAAGGGCTCGGCGGTTGTCCATCGCGATGAAGGCGACGTGCCGTTTGCGATTCGCGCCAGCACGTGCATCCCGGCGTTTTACGTTCCGGTTCGCGATCCGGATGGCCGGTGGTTGGTGGACGGAGGCCTGGTCGCAAGCCTGCCGATCAGTCACGTGCGCGCCTTCGACGTGGATTACGTGATCGCGAGCGATGTGAACTTTGACGGCGCCCGATTCTTTAACGGTCCGAAAACAGCGATGGGAGTGCTGGCGCACGTCTTTGTCGCCGTCGAAAAAGTCGTCGCTAATCAAGATCGTGGTGACGCTGATGTTCTGATCACTCCTAAAGTCGGTCACATCCGCTGGGATCAAACGCGGCGTGCTGACGAACTGGTTAGGCTGGGGTACGAAGCGGCCGCAGAATCCATCGATAAGATTAAGTCGCTCATCGAGCGCAAGCCCGCCCAAATATCCCCGGCGCTGGTCTAGATTCCGCACTTGTCCTAAATCATGACGTCCTTGTCTGGTTTTCCCCTCCCCGCCCGCGAGGAGGGGTTAGAAGCCGCATCTAAACTCTCCCCCGTCCCCACTCCGCCTGCGGAGAGGGGGGCCAGAAACCCTGGTTACTTTGTTCACCTTTAACCGCACAGTGCGGCATCTAAACACGCTCACTTTACGTGGCTCTAAACTTGCTCGGATTACTGGCGTCGAAACGTCTTGAGCTAAGCAAGCATTTTGAACTGACTCGTTCACTACAATTTCGCCCCCATTCACCGTTTCCTAGAGCTAACGGATTGAACTGATGGATCGCTCAGCGCTAGCCTCGGGGGCTTTGCGTTTGTTGACGGGAAGATTCTCGCGACAGAAGCAAAGCCCCAAAATTTCTTTTTCAAACGCCGCGCTTCAGCGGCGGCAGAAAGCCACAGCCCAACGCTGGCACAACCGGCGTGTGTTTCGCCGCACAATGCGAATCGCCGCGGTCGCTTGCGCCATCGCGACAGTTTCGCTCTCGGTTGTCTTGATTAGCTCGTACCGCTCGTACGCGCGCTTGGTTGATGAGCGCCTGACGCACGGTTATCTCACCAGCCGCGCCGGAATCTATGCGGCGCCCAGAACACTTCGAGCCGGGCAAAAAATCACACGCGCTGGATTGGCTGTCGCGCTGCGTCGCGCGGGATATATTGAAAGCGATGCGGTCAGCGAAGTGTGGAACGGTAGCTTTCGCGTTGAAGATGCCGCCATCGAGATCAAGCCGAGCAGTCGCGAAACCTCGCCTGCGGTTGTTCGCGTGACTTTCGATGGCCGCGGCCGCATTAGAGATCTATTGGGCGACGGTGTGACGCTGGATTCCTTTACGCTCGCGCCTGAGTCGCTCACGAACGACGCCTTCACGAAAGGCGCGGCGCGCCGGCAGCTGACTTTCAAGGACATTCCGCCGGTATTGGTCCACGCGATTACGTCTATTGAAGACCGTCGTTTCTTTGATCATCACGGGCTGGACATATTCGGCGTCGGGCGCGCGTTGATTCGGAACGCCGGCCAAGAACGTATCGGGCAAGGCGGCTCGAGCATCACGCAACAGCTCATCAAGAACACTTACCTGACGCCGGAACGGACCTTCCGGCGCAAGTACGCTGAAGCAATGCTCTCATTCAGTTTGGAACGCCGGCTGTCAAAGCAGGACATCTTCGCGCTGTACTGCAACGAAGTTTACCTGGGACAGCGGAATGTCGTCGGTGTGCGTGGCGTTGATCAAGCTGCGCGCGTCTATTTCGGAAAAGACTTGCAGGACCTGACTCTGGTTGAAGCCGCGACGCTGGCCGGAATGATTCAAAGTCCCGCGCGTTATTCACCGGTGCGTTCTCCCGACGAAACACGCATGCGACGCAACACGGTTTTGGCCACGATGGTGCGCGACGGTCACATCACTCTTGCGCAGGCAGCGGCCGCCGCGCAGGAACCATTGTCGCTGGCCAATTTCGA
The nucleotide sequence above comes from Pyrinomonadaceae bacterium. Encoded proteins:
- a CDS encoding translocation/assembly module TamB domain-containing protein, whose protein sequence is MPVNDQEPAETKPSASPSPALRRRRRFLNRRNTIIVAIVAAVGIVALILIALLSYRFGYVDAYIASQVKNTLATYGVRAEIREFRTAVSVGPQTVEMLGVELYDAQTGEKLGKIDRMVATVRIEDLYALNLQRNLNLEDLQIEGLELWVNFDAQGQSNFRNLRMPPPEPNKRILFAYSTARIELKNGLIHYGDALHSLSGEARNLRATIQPDDPNAPAESWMNTVTLTSTNSTFAYDGRPINNIDIDARGRVNQTRAEIQELNIRSPVAEAKLNGVMDDWRALKYNFNVTSTVDLTQMSDVLATGTALRGVGNFTATITGEGDKYQINGGVKSDALAAGNIRLQGLNVTAKGSGQGESYDFNGSAVAQLLTAGDFQLNSVQITGGVMGTGSDFRWVGDLRAAAEKSYGTTITGLILRDAVAEYRGGVLTVTAPQLIGSTLTTATARAAGIQANDIRVRSENGVTTATVATAKAGKIQSKDATIDGLTARNISANSRGDVTNVTVQEVQVGAIHASGVQTGSLNIAGVRLAVRNGRVQGATNDINAGTVKLENGQVENVKLARPSFTLEPSGRYRASADLSLGGGVLGEMKLGPARAAVVASSDRIELKEFVAEALDGRASGNATIALTKTGTSRVSTDFNNFDLGALIAMLSGRAVPVSSRATGRADLTLTGTDLATATGNVNAQLQGAPSAADFAPLSGDVAITANRGVFQIERANLQTTATKLNAAGQFSIEEPISNLRVDVASTDASEIQRLLISSGALPEVEQQFQTYGIDLAGKLNFNGTLAGALKDPLVTGHAELGSLIVNGRDLGSLNADIATTAIETRVNNGRLIQPNGGGAQFALVIPRVGDSNTSIEATLDRMNTANLIAAMPMAGGTRDQFGSTEGEASGSIKISGIPNKMTGVADLRFGKGRLAGEPLQSLTARATFAGSTVNIDSIDAVFDAGHIVGSGKYDTETKAFDVKFSGDGVQIERLAALASRPGMPKFGGTAKLTATASGIFTDITSYQINFNADSTDVTVDGRPAGALKLAGVTENKQLNITFSTTGLLGEQPQTVTARVDLSNEKLPAVVESNITGADLTQLLKIILPETQVAVTGRASGTLKLSGNLMTENEAGEEVLSWRGLSGSATFTELTLRVIRDPGKDEITLNPTGPLVIDFAPNEVTFRETRFTGPGTNVTVAGTVATGVGGRQNLAINGDVNLRIFSSISPDVFSSGVARLFLRITGSYEDPRFLGTAEVNGASVSVFSGDQTITLSNLTGLIRFNSNQAQIERLEGTLGGGRVTASGGALLAGSARGRFALNLRGENVTLNYPKDFRSTVTADLSLNGDMTSQFITGYVNVKRTEYTKDVDLADLIDQRPETTIEEGGQFSFAETAVLSGVRVEGRNALVMRNNLGNVVASINLRLDGPIGAPAIQGRVTATSGTLNFRNSPYELTRGLVDFPGRLSADPILNIAGESVIRGYRVRVGITGPLSNPNTTVGSEPALPQADVVSLILTGSLSSSEQNTSVLAQSGLGTAASLLTDAIINTPISRATNKLFGLSRLEINPVISGTGTTPTARLTVGQRISKDVTVTYSTSLASDPNHVLAVEYRVSNRLSFIAQYEQGSQRNLSNRNNNFSFEIRFRKRF
- a CDS encoding POTRA domain-containing protein, producing the protein MASVEVVLEGTPADPSAQAEFLSVVRIKSGGEYTAVAARQSLHDLFASDRVANGRIEVTEVQPGTANSPIRVRFIITRQLVIAGVTVRVGEATGVPIATDEIRARLNLLEPGRRFSLQSIERNADEIQAYLRDRGYYNASVEHTEEPDPTDSTGTRRRVIYAVTPGAPARVATFDIAKELNVEGVAESVRPTLKLQPGALFTRDVLGEDMNRIRQALLAKDFLSPTLKDPRVERNPETNEITIEVTGNPGPLVHIAFNNYNLKAKTQRELLPLRREGNLDYSVIEEGGRRLRNRLQEDGYFFAEITPVCTVTPATPNTVDNGSNETCRNLVPDALTGHTVTVTYDVTLNRQLKLTDIRITGTDKLAPADILDYLKSRKANALSFLPFIGGLGRGFTSNALLEEDRRTVEAYMKEMGYRKARATVLQGISIAGEDLIITFNVEEGPLTRVAETEVRGATVFDQERLQKEISIVKQAPYSRSQVRGDAARLLNLYAREGYIEADIRVAVDELPKQGDDEQVRVVFNVTKEGAKAIVNEILVNGVTGSAGTQRKKRDAIIRAIPLHPGDPLRADRITEAERALYMTDAFRQVLISQQPAGETPTGEKKYDVVIDVEETKPRVIEYGGGFSTDTGALGLMELTNVNFMNKLRTAAVRLRGSQRQQIVRFEFLDPRFARYRKDQFAPLALSLQYFRDSTITRFFRSTIDRGTFGIVQRLDEDGNPIDQFGNPAGEPEIDRLTFTAETQRVLSQKRHSILFLRYVYEDVRLRNIESLLLKDVLRPDQVVRMSRFGTSFVMDTRERCERRLPGVVVSGEEERIRSGEVCRYNQTDATRGHFLSADFSWAAKALGGNTSFMRFLSTYRTYYKFGPRGTVLAGNLTVGLAQLFDVRDKNGNGRIDDFDRLLPISERFFSGGSTTLRGYPFEEAGPRQVIVPEGEFRDRDNNVIRLDPFTVPIGGNAEVVANLEARIPLTRDVQIVPFYDGGNVFRSIGDIFSRKPITPTGNFVEDVNAQNLRVRWSHTVGLGFRFKTPLGGALAVDYGFLLNPSRFLIPQNLNTPNPTTTVFQIQKGQFQFRFSQTF
- a CDS encoding patatin-like phospholipase family protein — its product is MSNNQQHYNRPRIGLALSGGAARGIAHVGVLRALEENNIPVDAIAGASAGALIGGAYAAGLSIPQLEELAKKFRWRHMGRPSFSRLGLQSNQRMETFLRAILPVTRFEDLKIPFAALTMDLHKGSAVVHRDEGDVPFAIRASTCIPAFYVPVRDPDGRWLVDGGLVASLPISHVRAFDVDYVIASDVNFDGARFFNGPKTAMGVLAHVFVAVEKVVANQDRGDADVLITPKVGHIRWDQTRRADELVRLGYEAAAESIDKIKSLIERKPAQISPALV